The sequence ATGCCAGCTTTGGCAATAGATATTGTCTGCTGCTCCATGGCCTCATGAATTGCAACTCTGGAATTGCATAAGAGAAGGGGACATGGTTACTGTGGTTTTGATAGAGTAGACCAAGGAGAGAAGATATACTATGCCTGTTCCAATTTCTTTCATCAAACATATAGATTGATGCCTACCTGTCTTCAGGTCTCATCTTGTCAAATTCATCGATACAAACTACTCCACCATCAGCCAAAACCATGGCTCCTCCTTCCAAATAAAACTCACGCTGTAGAGAAAAAGAAATATTTACAGTGTTCCAAAACCAAACTTTAGTAAACAACAAACAATTTGGTGAAATAGACCTACCGAGCTACTATCACGAGTTACAGATGCTGTAAGACCAGCTGCAGACGATCCTTTGCCAGATGTATATACTGCAATAGGTGCAGTCTTCTCTACAAATTTTAGGAACTGTTGAAATGCACATTAGTGTCACTGAACCAACCAGAGACCTTTAGTTTTAAATAGCAAAAAATAATTCATGTACAATAGTGTCGAATTACTTAAACTAAATTCACATGATCCCAAAGAACAAGTTATGACAAATAAGTCTTATTGCCACATTATTTTTCCATCAAACTGAATGATATGACAACACCAAACAGTACTTGCCTGTGATTTTGCTGTGGAGGGATCACCGAGAAGCAAGACATGAATGTCCCCTCTTAAACGTACACCATCAGGTAGCCTCTGCAGTAAGAATAGTTTGAACAACAGCATGGGGGACACGATTAGGGCAAATGGAATAGCATTTTTTACTGAACACATATCAGAGGCTTGATAAGAATCTGTGCCTTCTTAGATCCCCCAAATAACAAGCATGCAATAGCTTTCTTGACATCAGAATGACCATAAATTGAAGGACCAATCATTGAGCATAGCTTGGCATATGCATCTGGCCTCTGTGCAAATTCTTTGAATTCCATTTCCTACAAGCCAGCAAGATAAATCAGCCTTACAGATAAAATATATCTCCCTTATCAATGTAAACCTTGAAAAAAAACCCACCTCATCAAGAGTGAAGTTTGAGGGGCCATTTGAGTTATTGTCTCGAGATTGCTCTAAACCCACAACTCTAATGTAAGGCTGCTTAACACCAACAGCACCCTTCTGGCTGCAAAATGTTTTTCAATGGCATTATTAATCATGTACATGGCCAAGTTCAGACTAATAAAAACAAAACAACTTCTAGATTCATCATACGTTGTGGATGCTTGGTACACGCTGTAGATGCCAACAACAGTTAATCTAGTCCCTGGAACAATAGTCTGAACTAGGTGCCTATCTACAGAAAGCAGCACATTCCTTGGAAGCTCACCAGTTGGAACATCCTGTAGATGCCAAAAAGGAGATCATTGTCAGTCGTATTTACAACAAGACACGAACAAAACACTCAAACTTATCACTTTGGCTCGGCAACTTGCATCAAGGATGAAAAGCATCTAACCTCAGGATTCTCTtgcaatttgagggtctggagatCCACATACTTGCTCTTATCTGGAACGGCAATCCAAGGGTCCAGAGGGCATGGCTCCTCTCCAGGCTAAGGGTAAGCAATCATATACATACATTGCTGTTAGCAAATAACCATTTAACGATAAGGATAATAAAGCCTCACAACAAGTCTGTTCAGATGTTCTTTAACATGTAAGAGTATTTTTTAGTAGACTGTGGGTATTACTTGTAGCCATGATGTCAAACAATCTTTATCAAAGTTTTGCATTGGACCTTCTAGCTTGGGTTTCAAGGCAGAGGAATAATTAAAATTATtctttttttttggggggggggggggggggggggggctagggCGAGTCAAGTATGCTGCTGACAGTTGAATAGATTGCTGAGGAATATACCTGAGGAACATGGTCACACGAACGTGGAACAATAGCCCCGCCGAGGCCTGGTCTGCAAGGCACTGTCCTCACACTCCGGCAATTCTTGCAGATAAGAGTTACATGGGTGGCCTTAGCTTTTACTCTCGATGCAGCAATTGCTATTCCCGCTATCTTAACCAGCTTCGACATGTAATCCGCCTGAAATTCCAAACAGCGATACCGAAATGAATCCTCTAAAATGCACTCCGCACCGAAACTCCTTTTAGAATTGCTTCACTACTGACCCCAACAGATCTCATGGACAGGCAGTTCTCCTTGGAGGAGAGGAAAATCTGGACATCTCCAGTGACGGGCTCCTCCATCTCTCCGGTCTCGCCGGCGACTTTCGAACGGAGACTTGCGAGAACCTCGGCCGCAGCCGTCTCAAACTACACAGGCCCATGAGTTGGAGTCAAATACAAGTCCACAGCCCACATAGATAAGGAAAACTCTAAGAAACCAACGCACCAAAGGAAGATAATCGGCCGGCGACTTGCGGATCTTGTCAGAGAGCTCGGCATCGAAGGCGTCGAGGTCCTCAATAGCGACGGTGACATGGTCGCGGTTGTGTACTAGGCTCTCACTGAACCAAATGAACACAGGAATCAGCTCTTTCGCAGTGTACGCGTCAAAACTAAGCAGAGCGGGAAGGAGTGGGAGAGCGACGGAGAGCGTACCGGTAGGGGAAGTCGCCGGTGGGGCCAGTGAAGCCGCGGAGAAACTCCTTGAATTTGCGGAGGGCGGAGTGGCGGGTGAGGTCGGCGGCTGGGTCGCCGCCAGGGCCGCCGCGGGGGAATTGCGCCTGGTCGCTGTAGAACACGGCGCCCTCGTCCCAGCCCGACATAGCTGCGGCGCAGGCGAGAGAGGGATGCGGGTGCGTCGGCGTGGACGTGGACGTGGACTGGGACGACGGCGATGGGACGGGGTCGGGTGTGGCGGGAAGGGGGTAATAGAGGAGGGATTTGGCGGGAAGACGGCGGAGCTTTTGGCGGGAGGAGTGGATCTGCTCGTTGCTGCCGGCCGGCTAGCGTTGGGCTGTTGGCGGATGAAGGCGTGGCTTCGATAACAGGCCTGTCATTCCATTCGTGGGCTGGGCTATGCTCGCTTCGAGATTGTGCCCTTGTGGAGGGCCTCTACGGAAGATTGAACCTTCGTTAAAAAAATTGATAACAAAACGCAGCCTTCGTTAAAAAAATAGGAATAATATATAGCAAACATATGGACGTGCGGCGCAAACAATAAGTATAAATTATCATGTTATATTTTGGAGATTTATTTAATAATCTCGATGCGCTACTAAATTATTTTAAAAAGAATTTGGAACCGCACTGTATAGCCATGGAAGCGGTGTTTGTTTGTGATTATAATCTGTCCAGATTTTATATATGTGCAAATTATAATCTCAAATAAACACCACCTTATCTAATAGTCGTGTCATGCATTTCAATTTATTTCGAGATCAAACTCCACATGGTAGTTGGACACATTGTTCTTACTCATGGTAGCGAGAAGGAATGACTTGTGTTCCACCCCTAACCATTTTATAAACACTAAGGGCTAGTTTAGCAACTATGTTTTCTTAAAAGATTTTCATTTTTTCaatataaaaaataaaataatttACTTTGAAAAATAAATTTATTTAAAAAATATGGTTGCCAAACTAGTCCTAACCATAGTGAACGACCAAATTAATATTATAGTAAAATGCATGCGCTTTTTCTTCATGTAGTTTTAGCAAATTTTTACAGTTCCTTATGAATGTGTATATTTTTGTTAGTATCGTCTAAATAAGACGATAAAGATTTTATCATCTACTTGAGTATCTGACTCTGACACGTTTGACAGCACGAGAATTGAAGAGTATTGAGACTATCTTCAACGATGCCCCCTCCCCTTGCACAGTATCGAATTTGGAGGCTACAGAGCACTGGTATCCACTTCAACGGTGCCCCCTACATGTGCTACAGTAGTGGGGGAATGCCCAGCCGGCCGCCAGATCAAGGGGCGCGGCGCGCCAAATGGCCCCCTTGTCTTGATATTTGTGCACACCGGTATTTATCAGTGGTGGAAAAAATATTAAGGTTGTCTGCAGCGCATGCCGTGCCCTTCCCCCACCCCTTGCACTGTGTACGTTTAGGGTAACGAGATGGGTGCAGCGGCCACCCCTAAACCTTCCCCTACAAGCAACAGTGGTAGCGCTGGGAACAGTGCTCCGCTAGATGTGGAAGGTTGTGGCAAGCCCTCTAAACATTGTGCTTGTACTGTTGAATTAGTTGTTAGtagaataaaaataataatagatAAAAAATAGGTGTagtaaatgatattttatagttgtagtggggtataggggaagTATTTAGAGGGAACCGTTGCGGGAGATTGAAAAGCAGGGGATGAAATATTGATGATGTGAcacaaaaaagtgatataggggggaaACTTTAGGGGAAACCGCTGCCGATAGCCTAGTAGATGATGAATGTGTATGGAAAttgatattttatggttgtagtggggtataaaGGAATGGTATAGGGGAAACGCTGCAGAGGGAGGAGATATAGAGGGAGAGAGTGTGCTGACGTGGCGCGGTAGTGGGATATAGGGATGGAAATTTAGGGGAAACCGCTGAAGATAGTCTGAAGGCAAGGAGCTACAGATTTAGCCCCTCGATCTTTTTTTTATTCCTAAACAAGCTCTTATATTTATTGCCTTGATGGCATTTTACTGGAAGCGGTGTGCAGGAAAATTTTGTAGTCTAGCATTGATTATTTTTTGTTAATGAACATATAGTTAAATATTATGTTCAttgtttaagtttgcaaaagaagGTACATACTTCAGTTTATTTTGCTTTTGTCTAGCAATGATTCAGTACACAAAATCGTAGATCAAAATTATAATAATTTTAGTTCCGGTTTATCATACATATGTAGATATTTTAATTTTATAGACTATAGCACGATTTTAATAATTTGATTTATTAATGATAACATACTAGTAGGCTAGATCCGATGTCGCCCTTTGGAGACACTATTTGTCATACTAGTAATTGGCAAATTTCGTCTTTCTTTTTTCGCTTGTTCTTTGTCATAACGCCCATTCTTTAACAAGTTGGAAAGACATTCCAAAATATTATACAGAATATACTTCTCGCTCCGTTTTATTAGTGtggatgtttggtttggatctaaaAAGAATGGAGCGGTTTTAGTATAGAAATATTCTCTCAATATCCAGCATCGATGTgcttctgtctttctcaaagaatGGAGCGGTTTTAGTATAGAAATATTCTCTCAATATCCAGCATCGATGTGcttctgtctttctcattcccccttcCTGCAAAGCACATTCACATTTCCATGTCTTTCTCATTCTCCCTCCCACAAAGCCTAttctcattcccacgtgcatctcacgcctagctaaaattaaattaaaaaaaacaaGCTTCAAGGGGTTTCAAACCCGCGACCTCTCAAATAAATGTGTTTGTAGCtatcactacaccacatgtgtgtttatgtctacatctattatattaaaaacatataatacatctctcacgaagcccacctgctacccttgcacaatgtgtagcagtagataagtatcactgagattattaaattatatttttggattgagggagtagtatttaaagaagagtcttgcatgcaatttcttttgtttgaataatgttttcaacttaaatacttttttgcatgtgtaacatttattctccgtaatatttttccatggatttaacttataaatcattttcataaaccaatgccaaaggtgaatccatgtttcttacttggaaaccccgaacaaacacactagcacgaggcgctcgcgttggcgtcgctcaccgacgacgagaagaaacttggcgactgctagttcgacctctggaagcagtcctacatggcccatgcgccgctgtgtacggcaagctccggcgcagccgtcgcttggacgtggtccagagcggctgcaccgcgctgtccatcgtcaaacatggggacctcatggtcgtcgccaatgtcgacgactctcgggttgttctgggcatcaCAACCTACGACGACACCATCACGCcgtctagctcatcatccacctgaagtctaacctgccacgtaagtcgctactgaccggccatgaattcttgtacgCTGGAATGACGACCATTGTttttgttgtgtgagtgtcctcgaacaagatgtatgtagaggagtagcacatccggtggtgcaacgaccaggtgtactacctcgctgatgagcccagggtgcacttcatttggcagcccagccaagagtgatcggtactcaccataccgcgcgcgttcgacgactattacATCAAGGATTTTGGCGTCATCTCGACACCGGAGGTGAGCAGAggtggaccgacaacaatgaccactcgccatcgtcggggtaccttttgtgtcggcctgcctttaattctcttcgcaaacacacacttgtattttttgtttaagcaagcgtgtatggtggtgcgtgcctgatgactaacgatgtacgacggaacttctaccggcaggtgtggcacgtgctctccaataatgagaccatgcaaatcatgacatatatcgaagtctgcatgatactgatggttgcaatgtagtagtaaaACAActcaattaaaataacaaaatttatgtatggctaggatcacaaatgaattatgaaatattttcttataacaatataagacacattttgtatataagttataatggtattatatgttcccgttgcaacgcacgggtactgacctagtatagtaaaatagcattagTAAGTTTTTCAGATTGTTATATAATATATTGTTATAGGGATTTTCTACCCGTCAACTAAACATAGGATGGGGTAAATAAAAAATCATAGGATGAAATCGCTATGGTTTGCTACACTTTGTAATCAAACAAAGGATGGAGTCGTTTTGTTTGCTTTACtctaaaccaaacaaaaaaaacaGATCAGCTTCGTTCTAACTAACAAACACAAAACAGAGCCGCTCTATCTTTAGAATCTAGAACAAAGTCGTTCCGTTCAACTAGGCTCTTGATCGAAACGTTGCCTTAAACGGATGAGTCTGATCAGACCTGATCAATGATCATTCCTAACACAATAATTTTACAAGTTATTTTACATATATTTTTATAcaaactaaattaaataaattaTAATTTAATATAGGATAAACTTACTCATTATAAATAGGGTGATAAtaagctctaaattttacacaataaaatttatttatattcttatttatttTTAATATTTAGTTTTTTAAGGACCCTAATTATACTGTGAATAAAGATTTGGATCCTCATATGTTACCACCCCTAATTGTAAATGGATATGAAGGACAGGACACACgtcccgtttggatcattggaattgaattctattTTAATAATAATACTTTAGGCATATATCGATTAAACTAACacagttttatgcaaaatatacttgtatattattattagcaaAATGTCGggaatatttatgtgctacatgtttaatatagaggagtgagactgaaagtcgcctagaggggggtgaatagggcgaaactgaaattctcaaaaataatcacaactacaagccgggttagcgttagaaatataatcgagtccgcgagagagggtgcaaaacaaatcacaagcgaataaggagtgtgacacgaggatttgttttaccgaggttcggttctcgcaaacctactccccgttgaggtggtcacaaagaccgggtctctttcaaccctttccctctctcaaacggtcccccggactgagtgagcttttcttctcaatcacttggaacacaaaattcccacaaggaccaccacaagattggtgtctcttgcctcaattataagtgagtttgatcgcaataaagaatcaaagaaagaagaaagcaatccaagcgcaagagctcgaaagaacacaagcaaatctctctcactaatcactagggcgttgtgtgaagtttggagaggatttgatcatttgggtgtgtctaggattgaatgctagagctcttgtaagtggttgaagtaggaaaacttggatgtgttgaatgtggggtggttggagtatttatagccccaaccaccaaactagccgtttggtggggctgtctgtcgcatggtgcaccggacatgtccggtgcgccagccacgtcaccaaggccgttgggttccgaccgttggagctctgtcttctgggcccgcctggatgtccggtggcacaccggacatgtactgtaaagTGTCTGGTGTGCTAGCGCGCGCgtacctgacttctgcgcgctctgacgcgcattaaatgcgcctacaggtgaccgttggcgcgaagtagccgttgttctgccggttcaccggacagtccggtgtacaccggacatgtccggtgaattatagcggagcaaattcccgaggctggcgagttccagagccgctcttctttggggcaccggacactgtccggtgtacaccggacagtccggtgaattatagcggagcgcctctggatttttccgaaggtgaggagttcagcgtgaagtcccctggtgcaccggacactgttcggtggtgcaccaaacactgtccggtggcacaccggacagtccggtccgccagaccagggctgccttcggttatcccttgctctctttgttgaacccaattttttggtctttttattggctaagtgtgaacctttggcacctgtataacttatacactagaacaaactagttagtccaattatttgtgttgggcaattcaaccaccaaaattatttaggaaataggtgtaagcctaattccctttcaatctccctctttttggtgattgatgccaacacagaccaaagcaaatatagaagtgcataattgaactagtttgcgtaatgtaagtgcaaaggttccttggaattgagccaatataaatacttataagatatgcatggattgtttcttcaaatTTTTTtaaaacattttggaccacgcttgcaccacatgttttgtttttgcaaattcttttgtaaatcttttcaaagtccttttgcaaatagtcaaaggtagatgaataagattttgcgaagcattttcaaagtccttttgcaaatagtcaaagatagatgaataagattttgcgaagcattttcaagatttgaaattttctcaccctgtttcaaatgttttttcctttgactgaacaaaactccccctaaatgaaattctcctcttagtgttcaagagggttttgatatatcaattttgaaatactacttttctcccccttttgaacacaataagataccaatttgaaaattatcaattgagaatcataccaattgaaaaactcttttaaaattaggtggtggtgcggtccttttgctttggactaatactttctcccctttggcatgaatcaccaaaaacggagtcattagagcccataGAATTACTCTTTCCCCCTttagtcataaataaatgagtgaagatttataccaaagacggagttctTTTcctccccaaagatggagagttgctcggagtgtcggcgaaggatgagttacggagtggaagcctttgtcttcgtcgaagactccaattccctttcaatacacctatgacttggtttgaaatagacttgaaaacacattagtcatagcatatgaaagagatatgatcaaaggtatatgaatgagctatgtgtgcaaatcaacaaaagaaatttctagaatcaaggatatttagctcatgcctaagtttgttaaaaggtttgttcatcaagaggcttggtaaagatatcggctaattgatctttagtattaatgtatgaaatctcgatatctcccttttgttggtgatcccttaaaaagtgataccgaatggttatgtgtttagtgcggctatgctcaacgggattatccgccatgcggattgcactctcattatcacatagaagaggaactttggttaatttgtaaccatagtctctaagggtttgcctcatccaaagcaattgcgcgcaacaatgccctgcgacaatgtactcggcttcgacggtagaaagagcgactgaattttgcttctttgaagcccaagacaccaaggatcttcccaagaaccggCAAGTcttcgatgtgctctttctattaattttacaccctgcccaatcggcatccgaataacaaatcaaatcaaatgtggatcccctaggataccaaagcccaaacttaggagtatacaccaaatatctcaaaattcgttttacggccgtaaggtgagcttccttagggtcggcttggaatcttgcacacatgcatacggaaagcataatatccggttgagatgcacataaatagagtaaagaacctatcatcgaccgatatactttttgatcgacggatttacctccttcgtcgaggtcgagatgcccattggttcccatgggtgtcttgatgggtttggcatccttcattccaaacttgcttagaatatattgagtatacttcgtttggcttaggaaggtgccttcttggagttgcttcacttgaaatcctaagaaatatttcaactcccccatcataggcaTCTCGAATttttttgtcatgatcctactaaattcttcacatgttgactcgttagtagacccaaatataatatcatcaacataaatttggcatacaaacaagtcattttcaagagttttagtgaatagagtaggatcggcttttccgactttgaatccatttgtaataagaaaatctctaaggcattcataccatgctcttggggtttccttgagcccataaagcgccttagagagcttatagacatggttaggatacttactgtcttcaaagccgggaggttgctcaacatagacctcttccttgattggtccattgaggaagacacttttcacgtccatttggtaaagcttgaagccatggtaagtagcataggccaataatatacgaattgactcaagcctagctacgggtgcataggtttcaccgaaatccaaaccttcgacttgggagtatcccttggccacaagtcgagctttgttccttgtcaccacaccatgctcatcttgcttgttgtggaacacccatttggttcctacaacattttggttaggacgtggaaccaaatgccataccttattcctagtgaagttgttgagctcctcttgcatcgccaccacccaatccgaatcttgaagtgcttcctctatcttgtgtggctcaatagaggaaacaaaagagtaatgctcacaaaaatgtgcaacccgagatctagtggttacccccttatgaatgtcgccgaggatggtgtcgacggggtgatctcgttggattgcttggtggactcttgggtgtggcagcctttgttcttcatcctccttgtcttgaccatttgcatctcccccttgatcattgccgtcatcttgaggtagctcatttgcttgatcttctccttcatcaacttgagcttcatcctcattttgagttggtggggatgcctGCGTGGAGGagaatggttgatcttgtgcatttggaggctcttcggattccttaggacacacatccccaatggacatgttccttagcgcgatgcacagtgcctcttcaatacctatctcatcaagatcaacttgctctacttgagagccgttagtctcatcaaacacaacgtcacaagaaacttcaactagtcctgaggacttgttaaagactctatatgcccttgtgtttgaatcatatcctagtaaaaagccttctacagtcttaggagcaaatttagattttctacctcttttaacaagaataaagcatttgctgtcaaagactctaaaatatgaaatattgggctttttaccggttaggagttcataagatgtcttcttgaggattcggtgtagatacaaccgattgatggcgtagcaggcggtgttgaccgcctcggcccaaaaccggtccgaagtcttgtactcatcaagcatggttcttgccatgtccaatagagttctattcttcctctccactacaccattttgttgtggcgtgtagggagaagagaactcatgcttgatgccctcctcctcaaggaagccttcaatttgtgagttcttgaactccgtcccattgtcgcttctaattttcttgatccttaagccgaactcgttttgagctcgtctcaagaatccctttaatgtttcttgggtatgagatttttcctgcaaaaagaacacccaagtgaagcgagaataatcatccacaataactagacagtacttactcccgccgatgcttatgtaagctatcgggccgaataggtccatgtgtaggagctccagtggcctgtcggtcgtcattatgtttttgtgtggatggtgggcaccaacttgctttcctgtttggcatgcgctacaaaccctgtctttctcaaaatgaacattggttagtcctaaaatgtgctctccctttagaagcttatgaagattcttcatcccaacatgtgctagtcggcgatgccagagccagcccatgttagttttagcaattaagcaagtgtcgagttcagctctatcaaaattcactaagtatagctgaccctctaacactcccttaaatgctattgaatcatcacttcttctaaatacagtgacacctacatcagtgaataaacagttgtagccca is a genomic window of Zea mays cultivar B73 chromosome 5, Zm-B73-REFERENCE-NAM-5.0, whole genome shotgun sequence containing:
- the LOC100216891 gene encoding DNA replication licensing factor MCM5, translated to MSGWDEGAVFYSDQAQFPRGGPGGDPAADLTRHSALRKFKEFLRGFTGPTGDFPYRESLVHNRDHVTVAIEDLDAFDAELSDKIRKSPADYLPLFETAAAEVLASLRSKVAGETGEMEEPVTGDVQIFLSSKENCLSMRSVGADYMSKLVKIAGIAIAASRVKAKATHVTLICKNCRSVRTVPCRPGLGGAIVPRSCDHVPQPGEEPCPLDPWIAVPDKSKYVDLQTLKLQENPEDVPTGELPRNVLLSVDRHLVQTIVPGTRLTVVGIYSVYQASTTQKGAVGVKQPYIRVVGLEQSRDNNSNGPSNFTLDEEMEFKEFAQRPDAYAKLCSMIGPSIYGHSDVKKAIACLLFGGSKKRLPDGVRLRGDIHVLLLGDPSTAKSQFLKFVEKTAPIAVYTSGKGSSAAGLTASVTRDSSSREFYLEGGAMVLADGGVVCIDEFDKMRPEDRVAIHEAMEQQTISIAKAGITTVLNSRTSVLAAANPIAGRYDDLKTAQDNIDLQTTILSRFDLIFIVKDIRMYDQDKRIASHIIKVHASGAAASSTNTEGSEGENWLKRYIEYCRATCKPRLSEKAAEMLQNKYIEIRQKMRQQAHETGRAAAIPITVRQLEAIIRLSESLAKMRLTSVATPEHVEEAFRLFNVSTVDAARSGINEHLNLSPEIANEIKQAEAQIKRRMGIGSHISERRLIDDLNRMGMNESIVRRALLIMHQRDEVEYKRERHVIVRKA